A window of the Citrus sinensis cultivar Valencia sweet orange chromosome 9, DVS_A1.0, whole genome shotgun sequence genome harbors these coding sequences:
- the LOC102622245 gene encoding DNA replication licensing factor MCM5, translating to MSGWDEGAVYYSDQAQFPDDAVGATADANHRRHTTLIKFKEFIRNFERDKNVFPYRESLIENPKFLLVHLEDLLAFDADLPSLLRSSPADFLPLFETAAAEVLASLKMKVDNEEPKTEEVQILLTSKEDSMSMRSIGAQFISKLVKISGITIAASRVKAKATYVHLSCKNCKSTLDVPCRPGLGGAIVPRSCGHIPQAGEEPCPIDPWIIVPDKSQYVDQQTLKLQENPEDVPTGELPRNMLLSVDRHLVQTIVPGTRLTIMGIYSIFQSANSPASHKGAVAVRQPYIRVVGLEETNEASSRGAAAFTQEEIEKFKKFASQPDAYKTVCSKIAPSIFGHDDVKKAVACLLFGGSRKNLPDGVKLRGDVNVLLLGDPSTAKSQFLKFVEKTAPIAVYTSGKGSSAAGLTASVIRDGSSREFYLEGGAMVLADGGVVCIDEFDKMRPEDRVAIHEAMEQQTISIAKAGITTVLNSRTSVLAAANPPSGRYDDLKSAQDNIDLQTTILSRFDLIFIVKDIRMYNQDKLIASHIIKIHASADAVSADSKVSKEENWLKRYIQYCRLECHPRLSESASAKLRDQYVQIRKDMRRQANETGEAAPIPITVRQLEAIVRLSEALAKMKLSHVATENEVNEAVRLFTVSTMDAARSGINQQVNLTAEMAHEIKQAETQIKRRIPIGNQISERRLIDDLTRMGMNESIIRRALIIMHQRDEVEYKRERRVILRKV from the exons ATGTCGGGTTGGGACGAAGGCGCAGTGTATTACAGCGACCAGGCGCAGTTTCCCGATGATGCGGTGGGGGCGACGGCGGATGCAAATCACCGCCGCCACACGACCCTGATCAAGTTCAAGGAGTTTATTAGAAACTTCGAGAGAGATAAAAACGTGTTTCCTTACAGAGAAAGCCTCATCGAAAACCCTAAGTTTCTTTTGGTTCACCTGGAAGACCTCCTCGCCTTCGATGCCGATCTTCCCTCCCTCCTCCGCTCTTCCCCTGCCGATTTCCTCCCTTTG tttgaGACAGCGGCGGCAGAGGTTTTGGCGAGTTTGAAGATGAAGGTGGACAACGAGGAACCAAAGACTGAGGAGGTGCAGATTTTGCTAACTTCAAAGGAAGATTCTATGTCAATGCGGTCAATTGGG gctcaatttatttcaaaactGGTGAAGATATCTGGGATTACAATAGCTGCTTCCAGGGTTAAGGCAAAGGCAACTTATGTACATCTATCATGCAAGAATTGTAAAAGTACTTTGGATGTTCCCTGTCGTCCAGGCCTTGGTGGGGCAATTGTCCCTCGATCATGTGGCCATATACCTCAG GCTGGAGAAGAACCCTGCCCCATTGATCCTTGGATTATTGTTCCTGATAAGAGTCAATATGTTGATCAGCAAACTCTCAAGCTGCAGGAGAATCCGGAG GATGTGCCCACCGGGGAGCTTCCTAGAAACATGCTTCTCTCGGTTGATCGCCATCTTGTTCAGACAATTGTACCTGGAACACGATTGACAATAATGGGAATTTATAGTATTTTTCAATCTGCAAATTCACCAGCCTC TCATAAAGGAGCAGTTGCCGTTAGACAGCCTTATATTCGGGTTGTGGGTTTGGAAGAAACCAATGAGGCTAGCTCACGAGGTGCTGCTGCATTCACTCAGGAAGAG atagaaaaattcaaaaaatttgcaTCACAACCAGATGCATACAAAACTGTATGCTCAAAGATTGCTCCTTCCATTTTTGGTCATGATGACGTTAAAAAAGCTGTTGCTTGCCTTCTGTTTGGAGGTTCCAGGAAG AATTTGCCAGATGGAGTGAAGTTACGAGGTGATGTCAATGTGTTACTTCTGGGGGACCCATCTACTGCTAAATCTCag TTTCTTAAGTTTGTCGAGAAGACAGCGCCTATTGCAGTTTATACTTCTGGGAAAGGCTCATCAGCTGCGGGTCTTACAGCTTCAGTGATTCGAGATGGAAGCTCT CGTGAATTTTATCTTGAAGGAGGAGCCATGGTTTTGGCAGATGGAGGTGTTGTCTGTATTGATGAGTTTGACAAAATGAGACCAGAGGATAG gGTTGCTATTCATGAAGCAATGGAGCAGCAGACAATATCCATTGCTAAAGCTGGAATAACAACTGTTCTCAATTCAAGAACCTCAGTGCTTGCTGCTGCTAACCCACCCTCAGGACGTTATGATGATCTCAAG TCTGCACAGGATAATATTGATTTGCAGACAACAATTCTGTCAAGATTTGATTTAATCTTCATAGTCAAGGATATCAGGATGTACAATCAGGATAAG CTTATTGCTAGCCACATCATAAAAATTCATGCATCTGCAGATGCAGTCTCTGCTGACAGCAAAGTTTCTAAAGAGGAGAATTGGCTGAAGAG GTATATACAATATTGTAGACTTGAATGTCACCCCCGTCTGTCAGAGTCTGCCTCAGCTAAGCTTCGAGATCAGTATGTCCAAATTCGGAAG GACATGAGGCGGCAGGCAAATGAAACTGGAGAGGCTGCTCCTATACCCATTACTGTAAGACAGCTGGAAGCCATAGTAAGGTTAAGCGAGGCACTTGCAAAAATGAAACT GTCCCATGTTGCCACTGAGAATGAAGTTAATGAAGCCGTAAgactttttactgtttccacCATGGATGCAGCGCGGTCTGGTATAAACCAGCAAGTGAATCTTACTGCCGAGATGGCCCATGAGATAAAG CAAGCAGAAACCCAGATAAAGAGGAGAATACCCATTGGGAACCAAATATCGGAGAGAAGGTTGATTGATGATCTCACTAGAATGGGGATGAATGAATCAATT ATTAGAAGAGCGCTTATTATTATGCATCAGAGAGATGAAGTTGAATACAAACGAGAAAGACGTGTTATATTGAGGAAAGTGTAA
- the LOC102623144 gene encoding ATPase 8, plasma membrane-type: MWNPLSWVMEAAAIMAIVLANGGGKPPDWPDFVGIVVLLFINSTISFIEENNAGNAAAALMAGLAPKTKVLRDEKWSEQEAEILVPGDIISIKLGDIVPADARLLEGDPLKIDQAALTGESLPVTKNPGDEVFSGSTCKQGEIEAVVIATGVHTFFGKAAHLVDSTNQVGHFQKVLTAIGNFCICSIAVGMFIEIIVMWAIQRRSYRDGIDNLLVLLIGGIPIAMPTVLSVTMAIGSHRLSQQGAITKRMTAIEEMAGMDVLCSDKTGTLTLNKLSVDKSLIEVFVKGTDSDGLLLAAARASRVENQDAIDASIVGMLADPKEARAGITEVHFLPFNPVDKRTAITYIDSNGDWHRTSKGAPEQIIDLCGLKGEMRRKAHQIIDNFAERGLRALGVARQTVPEKTKESEGSPWEFVGLLPLFDPPRHDSAETIRRALDLGVNVKMITGDQLAIGKETGRRLGMGTNMYPSSSLLGQSKDESIASMPVEELIEKADGFAGVFPEHKYEIVKKLQERKHICGMTGDGVNDAPALKRADIGIAVADATDAARSASDIVLTEPGLSVIVSAVLTSRAIFQRMKNYTIYAVSITIRIVLGFLLVALLWKFDFPPFMILIIAILNDGTIMTISKDRVKPSPMPDSWKLKEIFGTGVVLGTYMALVTAFFFWLIHDTRFFTNTFNLKEIHEKPDMLSAALYLQVSIISQALIFVTRSRSWSFVERPGVMLVGAFLVAQLLATIIAVYAKWEFARIEGIGWGWAGAIWIFSIITYLPLDPLKFVIRYAQSGKAWDNLLQNKTAFTTKKDYGKGEREAQWAMAQRTMHGLQTSESTVNEKNSNRELTELAEQAKRRAEVARLRELHTLKGHVESVVKLKGLDIETIQQHYTV, encoded by the exons ATGTGGAATCCTTTATCATGGGTTATGGAAGCTGCagcaatcatggccattgttTTGGCCAATGGTGGCGGCAAGCCCCCGGATTGGCCAGACTTCGTTGGTATTGTCGTGTTGCTCTTTATCAACTCTACTATTAGCttcattgaagaaaataatgcTGGCAATGCCGCTGCTGCTTTGATGGCTGGTCTTGCTCCCAAAACCAAG GTGTTGAGGGATGAGAAATGGAGTGAACAAGAGGCCGAGATTTTGGTACCAGGGGATATAATTAGCATCAAGTTGGGAGATATTGTCCCGGCTGATGCACGACTTTTGGAAGGAGATCCTCTGAAGATTGATCAAGCTGCTCTTACTGGTGAATCTCTCCCTGTCACGAAGAATCCAGGTGATGAAGTATTTTCTGGTTCAACTTGCAAACAAGGTGAGATTGAAGCTGTTGTTATCGCGACTGGTGTGCATACCTTCTTTGGCAAGGCTGCCCACCTTGTCGACAGCACCAACCAAGTTGGCCACTTCCAAAAG GTGTTGACAGCAATAGGTAACTTCTGTATCTGCTCAATTGCGGTGGGAATGTTCATTGAGATCATTGTCATGTGGGCGATTCAGAGAAGGAGCTACAGAGATGGTATTGACAATCTATTGGTGCTCCTCATTGGAGGAATCCCGATTGCCATGCCTACAGTCTTGTCCGTGACAATGGCTATTGGCTCTCACCGCCTTTCGCAGCAAGGTGCAATCACCAAGAGGATGACAGCCATTGAAGAAATGGCTGGCATGGATGTTCTCTGCAGTGACAAGACTGGTACTCTCACCCTCAACAAGCTTTCAGTGGACAAAAGCCTTATTGAG GTATTTGTCAAAGGTACGGACAGCGATGGTCTTTTATTGGCAGCGGCCAGGGCTTCCAGGGTTGAAAACCAGGATGCTATTGATGCTTCAATTGTAGGGATGTTGGCAGACCCCAAAGAG GCAAGAGCGGGAATCACTGAGGTCCACTTCCTTCCATTTAACCCAGTTGACAAGCGCACTGCAATCACCTACATCGACAGCAATGGAGACTGGCACAGAACCAGCAAGGGTGCCCCTGAACAG ATCATTGATCTATGTGGACTCAAAGGTGAGATGAGGAGAAAAGCCCATCAAATTATTGACAACTTTGCCGAGCGCGGTCTCCGTGCTCTGGGAGTTGCCAGACAG ACGGTACCGGAAAAGACCAAGGAGAGTGAAGGATCACCATGGGAGTTTGTGGGTCTTTTGCCTCTATTTGACCCTCCCAGGCACGACAGTGCAGAAACTATTCGCCGTGCTCTTGACCTTGGAGTCAACGTTAAAATGATCACTGGTGATCAGCTAGCCATTGGCAAGGAAACTGGTCGCAGACTCGGCATGGGCACAAACATGTATCCCTCATCCTCTCTTCTTGGTCAATCCAAGGATGAGTCCATTGCTTCAATGCCAGTTGAAGAACTTATTGAAAAGGCTGATGGCTTTGCAGGAGTCTTCCCTG AGCACAAGTATGAGATCGTTAAGAAGCTTCAAGAGAGGAAGCATATTTGCGGCATGACAGGAGATGGTGTTAATGATGCTCCAGCTCTTAAGAGGGCTGACATTGGCATTGCTGTTGCTGATGCAACTGACGCAGCTAGAAGCGCTTCAGACATTGTTTTGACAGAGCCGGGATTGAGTGTCATTGTGAGTGCCGTGTTGACAAGCAGAGCCATCTTCCAGAGGATGAAGAATTACACAATCTATGCAGTTTCCATCACCATTCGTATTGTGCTTGGATTCTTGCTTGTTGCCCTCCTCTGGAAGTTCGACTTCCCACCGTTCATGATCTTGATCATTGCCATTCTCAATGACGGAACCATTATGACTATCTCCAAAGATAGAGTCAAGCCCTCTCCTATGCCTGATTCATGGAAGCTCAAGGAAATTTTCGGCACTGGCGTTGTCCTTGGAACTTACATGGCTCTTGTTACTGCATTTTTCTTCTGGCTTATTCATGATACTCGTTTCTTCACT AATACTTTTAATTTGAAGGAAATCCACGAAAAACCAGATATGCTTTCGGCAGCCCTGTATCTCCAAGTGAGCATCATCAGTCAAGCACTCATCTTTGTGACAAGGTCAAGGAGCTGGTCCTTCGTTGAACGTCCTGGTGTCATGCTCGTTGGTGCATTTCTTGTTGCACAGTTG CTTGCCACCATTATCGCGGTGTatgcaaaatgggaatttgcTAGGATTGAAGGCATTGGCTGGGGATGGGCGGGAGCCATCTGGATTTTCAGCATCATTACTTACCTCCCTCTGGATCCTCTCAAGTTCGTGATCCGCTATGCTCAGAGTGGAAAGGCCTGGGATAACCTTCTTCAGAACAAG ACTGCATTCACAACCAAGAAAGATTACGGAAAAGGAGAAAGAGAGGCACAATGGGCAATGGCTCAACGCACAATGCATGGTCTTCAAACTTCAGAATCTACGGTAAATGAAAAGAATAGCAACCGTGAATTGACTGAGCTTGCCGAGCAGGCCAAGAGGCGTGCCGAAGTTGCAAG gCTGAGAGAACTTCACACGCTGAAAGGGCATGTTGAATCAGTGGTCAAGCTGAAGGGATTGGACATTGAAACCATCCAACAACACTACACTGTGTAA
- the LOC102622839 gene encoding DNA damage-binding protein cmr1: protein MAPEKLTEYERKRLENIKRNEEMLAALKVHAKASDLSAASKRQRVEIKAYKVSPQKKYKPETPIVLRRSLRTQGMQPDSKGLSDHSVASDPKTSKSVSPKKSSAMTGPLSFKNAYVETGTFVSLVDAFLSVAKKPHFGEIKEEFNASLDYEMKPKVGVIVPVKEDEVRACKDENLGFVIKDEFNGFKTCKDEGLSVGSCDLIKGVVKTEKIEVGSCVDIGSLTLKPENIARIMPGRITQMKFLPCSDVRMVVAGSKLGNITFWNLDSQQDEDNGIYLFRTHLGPISGIVTQQYCLSKIFTSCYDGLIRLMDAEKEVFDLVYSSEYAVFSLSQQPNNVNTLYFGEGQGGLNIWDVRSRKSATEWLLHEARINTIDFNPRNPNIMATSSTDGTACIWDLRSMATDKPEPTKVLSHKRAVHSAYFSPSGSSLATTSFDDTIGIWSGVNFENTAMIHHNNQTGRWISSFRAIWGWDDSCIFIGNMTRTVEVISPAQRRSVATLQSPYISAIPCRFHAHPHQVGTLAGATGGGQVYVWTSD from the exons ATGGCGCCTGAAAAACTAACAGAGTATGAGCGAAAACGACTTGAAAACATTAAGCGAAACGAGGAGATGCTGGCGGCTCTCAAAGTACACGCTAAGGCCTCCGATCTCTCAGCCGCTTCAAAACGCCAAAG GGTTGAGATTAAGGCATATAAAGTGAGTCCACAGAAGAAATATAAACCCGAGACCCCGATTGTGCTCAGGCGTTCTTTAAGAACCCAAGGAATGCAGCCGGATTCGAAGGGTTTGAGTGATCATTCGGTTGCTTCTGATCCTAAAACCTCGAAATCTGTTAGTCCAAAGAAGTCCTCTGCTATGACAGGTCCTCTGAGCTTTAAAAACGCTTATGTTGAAACTGGGACTTTTGTATCACTTGTTGATGCCTTTTTGAGTGTTGCAAAGAAACCCCATTTTGgtgaaattaaagaagaattcAATGCAAGTTTGGATTATGAGATGAAACCTAAAGTGGGGGTTATAGTTCCAGTTAAAGAAGATGAAGTTAGGGCTTGTAAGGACGAGAACTTGGGTTTTGTAATTAAGGACGAATTTAATGGATTTAAAACTTGCAAAGATGAGGGTTTGAGTGTGggttcttgtgatttaattaagGGTGTGGTTAAAACAGAGAAGATTGAAGTTGGGAGTTGTGTTGATATAGGATCATTAACTCTGAAGCCAGAGAATATAGCGCGAATTATGCCAGGAAGAATAACGCAGATGAAGTTTCTTCCTTGTAGTGATGTGAGAATGGTTGTGGCTGGAAGCAAGCTGGgaaatattacattttggaATTTGGATTCTCAGCAAGATGAAGACAATGGGATATATTTGTTTCGCACGCATTTAGGTCCTATATCAGGGATTGTAACTCAACAATATTGCTTGTCTAAG ATCTTCACCAGTTGCTATGATGGTTTAATTCGATTAATGGATGCTGAGAAGGAGGTATTCGATCTAGTTTACTCCAGCGAGTATGCTGTATTTTCACTTTCGCAACAGCCAAACAATGTGAACACTTTATATTTCGGTGAAGGTCAAGGGGGATTGAATATCTGGGATGTGAGAAGTAGAAAATCCGCAACTGAATGGCTTCTGCACGAAGCCAGGATCAACACCATTGATTTTAATCCACGAAACCCCAATATCATGGCTACTAGTTCCACGGATGGGACTGCTTGTATTTGGGATTTGAGAAGTATGGCAACAGATAAACCAGAACCTACGAAGGTGTTGAGTCATAAGAGGGCAGTGCATTCTGCTTACTTCTCACCCTCTGGGAGCTCCCTTGCAACGACAAG TTTTGATGATACTATCGGTATATGGAGTGGGGTCAACTTTGAAAATACTGCGATGATACACCACAATAATCAAACTGGAAGGTGGATATCGTCTTTCAG AGCAATATGGGGTTGGGATGATTCATGCATTTTCATTGGCAACATGACAAGAACAGTTGAAGTCATCTCTCCTGCTCAAAGAAGAAGTGTAGCAACTTTGCAGAGCCCATATATCTCTGCAATTCCTTGCAGATTTCATGCTCACCCTCATCAGGTTGGGACGCTAGCAGGAGCTACAGGTGGTGGCCAGGTTTATGTTTGGACATCAGATTAA
- the LOC102622545 gene encoding uncharacterized protein LOC102622545: MSFIIRSDWIWRCPGAVGQTHRGRGSASRVCPSSSLAQSQSRPLRYAVLGAGFAGLSVVWHLLKHSPKELNLSIDLYDEVGIGGGASGVSGGLLHPYSPKVKLLWQGAECWNECLKLLSIAETAALAFGEPNSEIGDPAQKFSNFVVRRRGILRPATNVRTLDALNHNAQNSLSSCRIETIGRDTAQGLVPDICLPLNTAFYMPDAVTVHPPHYLQGLFLACKNLVKELSASGFGGKELCLHQKSITSLLELEGEYDAVIICVGAKADMLPELSGKLPLRTCRGVIAHMQLPDFIGEYYPDHGPSILSDAWLAVQGSRSLLMGSTKEWKSRNSSPIVSADEASKALEELLPKASAIYPGMKNWSFTGARAGLRALPPMTPNGSPPLLGCVDNLVGTTHACKYWLFGGLGSRGLLYHGWFGKLVAQAVLACSENIIPSEVTSWKNVNT; the protein is encoded by the exons atgagttttattattagaagTGATTGGATTTGGAGGTGTCCCGGGGCGGTGGGTCAGACTCACAGAGGTAGAGGAAGCGCTTCCCGAGTTTGTCCCTCTTCTTCTCTCGCCCAATCCCAGAGTCGTCCTCTCAGGTACGCAGTGCTTGGTGCTGGTTTTGCTGGCCTCTCCGTGGTCTGGCATTTGTTGaag CACAGTCCGAAAGAGTTGAATCTAAGCATTGACTTGTATGATGAGGTTGGCATTGGGGGCGGTGCATCTGGAGTTTCAGGAGGCCTCCTTCACCCTTACTCCCCTAAAG TTAAGCTTCTTTGGCAGGGTGCTGAGTGTTGGAAtgagtgtttaaaacttttaagCATTGCAGAAACAGCAGCACTTGCTTTTGGAGAGCCAAACTCAGAAATTGGGGACCCTGCTCAAAAGTTTAGTAACTTTGTAGTCAGGAGAAG GGGCATCTTGAGACCTGCAACGAATGTCAGGACCTTGGATGCACTGAATCAT AATGCTCAGAATAGCCTTTCCAGTTGCAGAATAGAGACTATTGGTAGGGATACTGCCCAAGGTCTTGTCCCAGATATCTGTCTACCTCTGAACACAGCCTTTTATATGCCTGATGCTGTGACCGTGCATCCTCCACACTATCTTCAG GGACTCTTCTTAGCATGTAAAAACCTAGTGAAGGAATTGTCGGCCTCTGGTTTTGGAGGGAAAGAGTTGTGTCTCCACCAAAAATCGATTACTAGTCTTCTTGAATTAGAAG GGGAATACGATGCAGTAATCATATGTGTAGGTGCCAAAGCAGACATGCTTCCAGAACTCTCTGGGAAGCTTCCTTTGAGGACATGCCGAGGGGTGATTGCTCATATGCAACTGCCTGATTTTATAGG GGAATATTATCCAGACCATGGCCCGTCCATACTGTCAGATGCATGGCTAGCCGTTCAGGGAAGTCGCAGTTTACTTATGGGCTCAACAAAGGAATGGAAATCCAGAAATTCATCACCAATTGTCTCAGCGGATGAAGCTTCAAAAGCCCTAGAAGAGCTTCTGCCAAAGGCATCTGCCATATATCCAGGCATGAAAAATTGGTCTTTCACTGGAGCTAGGGCTGGCTTGAGGGCATTGCCACCAATGACTCCCAACGGCTCACCTCCGCTGCTAGGTTGTGTTGATAATCTTGTAGGTACAACTCATGCATGTAAATACTGGTTATTTGGGGGACTTGGCTCTAGGGGTTTGTTATATCATGGTTGGTTTGGGAAATTGGTGGCACAGGCTGTGCTTGCCTGTAGTGAAAATATAATTCCATCTGAAGTAACTTCATGGAAGAATGtaaatacttaa